One region of Bradyrhizobium betae genomic DNA includes:
- a CDS encoding UvrD-helicase domain-containing protein, with product MDSVELARQVAAELHARLVASGADPWSPYDFAVAEAKRRGIDVERTAAGAAVLNGGRATFVAADDLILHENMGSPFEQAFLVAHEIGHVELGDDPGGEAAPMIDPARPAEPSPVGMDRVVDYGRRQRREVQMDLFARELLLPRTVARALHVDQGLAASAIAAKLGAPFEVVAQQLFDALLLPPVPPAATAAHVERPLNPLQAAAAAHRGEAYLLEAGPGTGKTQTLIARVEGLLGEGVDPRRILLLTFSNKAAGEMAERIARKRPEAAAAMWIGTFHAFGLDIIRRFHAELGLPKDPRMMDRTEAVELLEGEFPRLRLAYYRNLYDPTQIIADMLAAVSRAKDEVVDAETYAALADAMQAKAQDSDAREAAERAGEVARVYAAYEQLKRNAHCIDFGDLVALPVQLLEKEAAICAALQAQYDHVLVDEYQDVNRSSVRLLSALRPDGRNLWMVGDAKQSIYRFRGASSFNITRFGKEDFAGGNRGRLKRNYRSVPEIVASFSSFAITMRAGDADSGLDADRDANGHRPELRTVQRAEQQQVALADAIEELRRDGYAYRDQAVLCTGNEKLSTIGQDLERLGVPVLFLGSLFERGEVKDLLALLSILVDRRAMGLVRIACWRDFATSFADVVAVFDHLRAAEHAPAGWLRHGEAIPGLSDRGRQTVAKLATALDGFDQTASPWTVLATLLLDRTRIAARLGASEDLADRTRGIAIWQFLNFVRVQPAGRGLPITRLLDRVRRLVRLGDDRDLRQLPAAAQHLDAVRLMTIHGAKGLEFGGVHIPGLNSDTIPRTPPAPPCPAPDGMIAGAEGSALEAFRAGQAEEQECLFYVAQSRARDRLILYAPTEKSNGHNRPLSPFLDRLGATLTRRSLVPARPLPVAAEARDIDLVVDGRLRLGAPQIALYESCPRRFFYTHVLQVGGRRTATAFMHLHEAVRVVVEAVIASDGPVSEQALQDRIDAALAGEGLGEHGYRAEFRDLALAMLRFFLANRAEAVPEAPVALSLSFGGEEIIVRPDEVLVRPDGIRAVRRIRTGHMRSAEGKDVGAAALMLAVRQSFPGAVAELVHLSDGEAHALALSDRELKGRKDKLAKFLGDIRAGRFPAEVSSRTCPNCPAFFICGQTPDGPLQKKFV from the coding sequence ATGGACAGTGTGGAGCTCGCCAGGCAAGTCGCCGCCGAGCTTCACGCTCGCCTCGTTGCATCCGGCGCCGATCCCTGGTCGCCCTATGACTTTGCTGTCGCCGAGGCCAAGCGGCGGGGGATTGATGTCGAACGGACTGCCGCCGGCGCAGCCGTCCTCAATGGCGGCCGCGCGACTTTCGTCGCCGCCGACGATCTGATTCTTCACGAGAATATGGGCTCTCCGTTCGAGCAAGCTTTCCTCGTGGCGCATGAGATCGGCCATGTCGAGCTGGGCGACGATCCTGGTGGCGAAGCGGCGCCGATGATTGATCCGGCACGCCCGGCCGAGCCCTCACCAGTCGGAATGGATCGGGTTGTCGATTATGGACGCCGGCAACGCCGCGAAGTCCAGATGGACCTGTTCGCGCGCGAACTGCTGCTTCCGCGCACCGTCGCGCGGGCGCTCCATGTCGACCAAGGGCTCGCCGCGTCCGCCATCGCCGCGAAGCTCGGCGCGCCGTTCGAGGTCGTCGCGCAGCAGTTGTTCGATGCTTTGCTGCTGCCGCCCGTGCCTCCCGCCGCGACTGCGGCGCATGTCGAACGGCCGCTCAATCCGCTGCAAGCGGCCGCTGCGGCGCATCGCGGCGAAGCCTATCTGCTTGAGGCGGGGCCTGGCACCGGCAAGACGCAGACGCTGATCGCGCGCGTCGAGGGCCTTCTAGGCGAGGGCGTCGATCCACGGCGCATACTGCTGTTGACCTTTTCGAACAAGGCAGCGGGCGAGATGGCCGAGCGGATCGCGCGCAAGCGGCCCGAGGCTGCGGCCGCGATGTGGATCGGCACGTTCCATGCCTTCGGCCTCGATATCATCCGTCGTTTCCATGCGGAGCTCGGCCTGCCGAAGGACCCGCGGATGATGGACCGGACCGAAGCGGTCGAACTCCTCGAGGGGGAGTTCCCGCGGCTTAGGCTCGCGTACTACCGCAATCTTTACGATCCGACCCAGATCATTGCCGACATGTTGGCCGCCGTATCGCGGGCGAAGGATGAGGTGGTCGACGCCGAAACCTACGCCGCGCTCGCCGACGCCATGCAGGCGAAAGCCCAGGACTCGGATGCGCGCGAGGCGGCGGAACGCGCCGGCGAGGTTGCCCGCGTCTACGCGGCCTACGAACAGCTCAAGCGCAACGCGCATTGCATCGACTTCGGCGATCTTGTCGCCTTGCCGGTGCAACTGCTCGAAAAGGAGGCGGCCATCTGCGCGGCGCTGCAGGCGCAATATGATCATGTCCTGGTGGATGAGTATCAGGACGTGAACCGCAGCAGCGTGCGGCTGCTGAGCGCACTGCGGCCCGACGGCCGCAATCTCTGGATGGTCGGCGACGCCAAGCAGTCGATCTACCGGTTTCGCGGTGCCTCATCCTTCAACATAACCCGGTTCGGCAAGGAGGACTTCGCCGGTGGCAATCGCGGTCGATTGAAGCGTAATTATCGTTCGGTGCCGGAGATTGTCGCCAGCTTCTCCAGTTTCGCGATCACGATGCGCGCCGGCGATGCGGATAGTGGCCTCGACGCGGACCGCGACGCCAATGGACATAGGCCCGAGTTGCGCACGGTCCAGCGCGCCGAGCAGCAGCAGGTCGCCCTGGCCGACGCTATCGAGGAGCTGCGGCGTGACGGCTACGCCTATCGTGACCAGGCGGTCCTGTGCACCGGCAACGAAAAGCTGTCGACGATCGGGCAGGACCTGGAACGGCTCGGCGTGCCGGTCCTCTTCCTGGGAAGTCTGTTCGAGCGGGGTGAGGTCAAGGATCTCCTGGCTCTCCTCTCGATCCTGGTCGATCGGCGCGCCATGGGCCTGGTGCGCATTGCCTGCTGGCGAGACTTCGCCACCTCCTTTGCCGATGTGGTCGCGGTCTTCGACCATCTGCGGGCGGCCGAGCACGCGCCGGCGGGCTGGCTGCGGCATGGCGAGGCGATCCCCGGTTTGAGCGACAGGGGGCGGCAGACCGTTGCCAAGCTCGCGACTGCGCTCGATGGTTTCGATCAGACGGCCTCGCCCTGGACCGTGCTCGCGACGCTGTTGCTCGATCGCACACGCATCGCCGCGCGCCTGGGCGCGTCGGAGGATCTCGCCGACCGCACACGGGGCATCGCGATCTGGCAATTCCTCAACTTTGTGCGGGTACAACCGGCCGGACGCGGGCTGCCCATCACGCGCCTGCTCGATCGTGTGCGCAGGCTCGTGCGGCTCGGCGACGACCGCGACCTGCGCCAATTGCCGGCGGCCGCCCAGCATCTCGACGCCGTGCGGCTGATGACCATCCATGGCGCCAAGGGCCTAGAGTTCGGTGGCGTCCATATTCCTGGGCTTAACAGCGACACGATCCCACGCACGCCGCCGGCGCCGCCCTGTCCGGCGCCCGACGGGATGATCGCGGGGGCGGAGGGCAGTGCGCTGGAGGCGTTCCGCGCAGGTCAGGCCGAGGAGCAGGAGTGCCTATTTTACGTGGCGCAGTCGCGCGCCCGCGATCGCCTGATCCTTTATGCGCCGACCGAGAAGAGTAACGGCCACAACCGACCGCTTTCGCCATTCCTCGACCGTCTCGGGGCGACCTTAACACGCCGTTCGCTCGTGCCGGCACGGCCGCTTCCCGTGGCCGCGGAAGCTCGGGATATCGATTTGGTGGTCGACGGACGGCTGCGGTTAGGCGCCCCGCAGATCGCTCTTTATGAATCCTGCCCGCGTCGCTTCTTCTACACGCATGTCCTGCAGGTCGGCGGCCGGCGAACCGCGACCGCCTTCATGCATCTGCATGAGGCGGTTCGCGTGGTGGTCGAGGCGGTGATCGCGTCGGATGGACCCGTGTCCGAGCAGGCGCTGCAAGATCGCATCGATGCGGCGCTCGCCGGCGAGGGGCTCGGCGAGCACGGCTATCGCGCGGAATTCCGCGATCTGGCGCTGGCAATGCTGCGCTTCTTCCTGGCGAACCGCGCCGAAGCAGTCCCCGAAGCGCCGGTCGCGCTCAGCCTCAGTTTCGGCGGCGAGGAGATCATCGTTCGGCCGGACGAGGTGCTGGTGCGGCCGGACGGCATCCGCGCCGTGCGCCGCATTCGCACGGGTCACATGCGGTCGGCCGAGGGCAAGGATGTCGGCGCGGCGGCGCTGATGCTGGCGGTCAGGCAGTCCTTTCCCGGCGCGGTCGCAGAGCTCGTCCATCTTTCCGACGGCGAGGCACATGCGCTTGCCTTGTCCGATCGGGAGCTGAAGGGGCGCAAGGACAAGCTCGCAAAGTTTCTCGGCGACATCCGCGCCGGACGGTTTCCGGCCGAGGTTTCGTCGCGCACCTGCCCGAACTGCCCGGCCTTCTTCATCTGCGGGCAGACCCCCGACGGCCCCTTGCAAAAAAAGTTCGTCTGA
- a CDS encoding multiubiquitin domain-containing protein, whose product MNTEELLDYDDLGNALREGRALRPARGYRFLLAQGDLNFQSRVVSDPVPLGRQLLEAAALDPRDGYSLIAILPSGDFEDVRLNEPFDLRERGAERFIAFQTDRDFKLTLNDHELLWGKPVISGTVLYGLAKPGEGEAVFLEVPGGEDRLIEHGELIDLVQPGIERFITARLTFEIIVNSRPRTVNARTVTFEQIVQLAFPGQHEPNVVFSMTYRHAASTPPAGELGVGGSVDVKKKGTVFNVTRTVQS is encoded by the coding sequence ATGAACACCGAAGAACTTCTTGATTACGACGATCTCGGCAACGCCCTGCGCGAAGGCCGGGCGTTGCGTCCGGCGCGGGGGTATCGCTTTCTCCTCGCGCAGGGCGATCTCAACTTCCAGTCCCGTGTGGTGAGCGATCCCGTGCCGCTCGGCCGCCAGTTGCTGGAAGCCGCGGCACTCGACCCGCGGGACGGTTACAGCCTCATCGCGATCCTGCCCTCGGGCGATTTCGAGGATGTGAGGCTCAACGAGCCGTTCGACCTGCGTGAGCGCGGCGCCGAGCGGTTCATCGCCTTCCAGACCGACCGCGACTTCAAGCTGACCCTCAACGACCACGAGCTGCTCTGGGGCAAGCCGGTCATCAGCGGCACGGTGCTCTACGGCCTCGCCAAGCCCGGCGAGGGGGAGGCCGTCTTCCTCGAGGTTCCCGGCGGTGAAGATCGCCTGATCGAGCATGGCGAGCTGATCGATCTGGTCCAGCCCGGCATCGAGCGGTTCATCACCGCGCGGCTGACGTTCGAGATCATCGTCAATTCGCGGCCGCGCACGGTGAACGCCCGCACGGTGACGTTCGAACAGATCGTCCAGCTCGCCTTCCCGGGCCAGCACGAACCCAACGTCGTCTTCTCGATGACCTATCGGCACGCGGCGTCGACGCCGCCCGCCGGTGAGCTCGGGGTTGGCGGCTCCGTCGACGTCAAGAAGAAGGGCACGGTGTTCAATGTCACGCGCACTGTTCAGTCGTAA
- a CDS encoding ThiF family adenylyltransferase, translated as MSRALFSRNPDLKRLRDEGYFVQQQGGYLVMREVPYVDARREVRIGTLISSLTLAGDQTRPPDTHVIHWDGDFPCHADGRPIQGISHAAGAFDLGHGLKATHSFSSKPDGGYSDYHHKMTSYANILAGPAAVLKSGATPRTFREPEEEEDSVFNYVETASDRVGIGVLTERLVNERVAIIGVGGTGGYILDFVAKTPVREIRLFDSDEFLTHNAFRAPGAPSLEELREAPKKVEYLKRIYSRMHRNIVAHDVALGVDNIHLLDGVTFAFLSLDAGDAKRLIVEKLEAIGAAFVDVGMGLELDEGSLGGILRVTASTPEKRDHARQRISFVGGGAKDIYASNIQVADLNALNAVLAVVKWKKIRGFYRDLEREHHCTYTTDGNMLINGDLA; from the coding sequence ATGTCACGCGCACTGTTCAGTCGTAATCCGGACCTCAAGCGGCTGCGGGACGAAGGCTACTTCGTCCAGCAGCAGGGCGGGTATCTCGTTATGCGCGAGGTGCCGTATGTCGATGCGCGCCGGGAGGTGCGCATCGGCACCCTCATCTCCAGCCTCACGCTGGCCGGAGATCAGACGCGCCCGCCCGACACCCATGTCATCCACTGGGACGGCGATTTCCCGTGCCACGCCGACGGCAGGCCCATCCAGGGCATCTCGCATGCGGCCGGCGCCTTCGATCTCGGCCACGGCCTGAAGGCGACGCACAGCTTCTCCAGCAAGCCAGACGGCGGCTACTCGGACTACCACCACAAGATGACGAGCTACGCGAATATCCTCGCGGGCCCGGCCGCAGTGCTGAAGTCCGGCGCGACGCCTCGCACCTTCCGCGAACCGGAAGAGGAGGAGGACAGCGTCTTCAACTATGTCGAGACCGCCTCCGACCGTGTCGGGATCGGCGTCCTGACCGAGCGACTCGTCAACGAGCGGGTCGCCATCATCGGCGTCGGGGGGACCGGCGGCTACATCCTGGATTTCGTCGCCAAGACGCCTGTCCGGGAAATCCGGCTGTTCGACAGCGACGAGTTCCTGACCCATAACGCGTTTCGCGCGCCGGGCGCTCCGAGCCTGGAGGAATTGCGGGAAGCGCCCAAGAAGGTCGAATACCTGAAGCGCATCTACAGCCGGATGCACCGGAACATCGTGGCGCACGATGTCGCGCTCGGCGTCGACAACATTCACCTTCTCGACGGCGTCACCTTCGCGTTCCTGTCCCTCGATGCGGGTGACGCTAAGCGGCTGATCGTAGAGAAGCTCGAGGCGATCGGCGCCGCGTTCGTCGATGTTGGCATGGGGCTCGAGCTCGACGAGGGGTCGCTGGGCGGCATCCTGCGCGTCACCGCCAGTACGCCGGAGAAGCGCGATCACGCGCGGCAGCGCATTTCCTTCGTCGGCGGCGGCGCCAAGGACATCTACGCCTCCAACATCCAGGTCGCGGATCTCAACGCCCTGAATGCTGTCCTCGCGGTCGTCAAGTGGAAGAAGATTCGCGGCTTCTACCGCGACCTCGAGCGCGAGCATCACTGCACCTACACCACCGACGGCAACATGCTGATCAACGGGGATCTCGCGTGA
- a CDS encoding DUF6527 family protein encodes MEYATSAHSCCCGCGEEVVAPFTPTDWKMTFDGETVSLRPSIGNWTLKCRSHYVIDRSKVIEAGPWSDEQVEAERRRDRAAKARFYGQTPAIELAVQPAPVKAAPGFWRRAWRWLSGRS; translated from the coding sequence ATGGAATATGCCACATCAGCCCACAGCTGCTGCTGCGGTTGCGGCGAGGAGGTCGTCGCCCCCTTCACGCCGACGGACTGGAAGATGACGTTCGATGGCGAGACCGTCTCCCTTCGGCCGTCGATCGGCAATTGGACGCTGAAATGCCGGTCACACTATGTGATCGACCGCAGCAAGGTGATCGAGGCCGGCCCCTGGAGTGACGAGCAGGTCGAAGCCGAGCGTCGTCGTGACCGCGCTGCCAAAGCGCGCTTCTACGGGCAGACGCCAGCGATCGAACTTGCCGTTCAGCCCGCTCCCGTCAAGGCGGCTCCCGGCTTCTGGCGCCGCGCCTGGCGTTGGCTATCTGGCAGATCGTGA
- a CDS encoding DUF2158 domain-containing protein has translation MDATEFKPGDLVRVKSGGPIMTVEQVGKTAMLEEDAVWCVWFEKVGNKQVARKDTFAPVVLEKAEKPRAAFSVGVVRA, from the coding sequence ATGGATGCTACCGAATTCAAGCCCGGCGATCTTGTGCGGGTGAAGTCAGGCGGGCCGATCATGACGGTCGAGCAGGTCGGGAAGACGGCCATGCTGGAGGAGGATGCCGTCTGGTGTGTCTGGTTCGAGAAGGTGGGCAACAAGCAGGTCGCGCGGAAAGACACGTTCGCGCCGGTCGTGCTGGAGAAGGCTGAGAAGCCACGAGCCGCGTTCTCCGTCGGCGTCGTTCGGGCGTAG
- a CDS encoding DEAD/DEAH box helicase yields MPFRGLFIGIDRYSSTGIDELTCARRDATALEALFFDTLGGSTVLLADAEATRQRIEDAFADLAGCGPEDTVVIAFSGHGSETHELVTHDANPDDLAGSAIPLELLQEWFSRIPAKRLILFLDCCFSGGIGAKVLHVDAKPRSLLSAEARLAQLGGAGRIIFTASAATEPAYEHRRFGHGFLTHFLLEALCGAEEVVSGGKLSLYRLLEHVTSRVRAAALQGGKEQNPTMRGSIDGDVAWPVFVPGAKYRAAFPARLPAKVTSDLASLSSAGFPDALVTAWAGAIPSLNALQISAITDFGVLDGENLVVSAPTSSGKTMVGELAALRNVLDRKRALFLLPLKALVADKRRHFESVYGGFGVRTVEATGETDDIAPLLRGQYDVGLLTYEKFAAIALTFPHVLAQVGAIVIDEAQMIADRGRGANLEFILTLIRMRRREGIEPQLIALSAVIGDTNGLEQWLGARLLRRTERPVPLEEGLLLGTGHFRFLDPENGNEQVEGPLVRRLVGGKGSSQDWIIPLVRKLVAEGQQVIVFRETKGEARGCANYLAESLGLPPAAEALTQMPGGDPSQASADLRSALGRGVAFHNSDLDREERRVIEEEFRRSGSGLRVIAATTTLAMGVNTPASSVIIAGLNHPGDEPYSVAEYKNLVGRAGRLGFAEKGASYLLALDPRAEHDLWSRYVTAEPEDLVSRFLDGTTDPRSLIIRVLVAAQRAAGEGVPSEEIVEFLESSFGAFQARRAHSAWQWSRPDLLSALADLERHGLVQKNATGAYELTKLGRLAGESAAEVGSIVALVDCLGSLQPQEISDPVLIAAAQTTVEVDQLLFPINRKSTQKEPQLWPNELQRQNVPWHVLNALQRGTTEDHQATLRAKKAVACLLFVSGRAMSEIERVLTQFGGAFGGAAGPIRAVAARTCDLMPVAARVAEILHPTLDLGDRVRRLAIRLTYGVPSAAVDLAQFAGADLLRGDYCRLAAAQLCEPEQIDAATDDQILACVDKDRRKLALVRDAAKRVAKRRAEAVAPSAPILEVYVP; encoded by the coding sequence ATGCCGTTTCGCGGCCTGTTCATCGGCATCGACCGTTATAGCTCGACCGGCATTGATGAGCTGACCTGCGCGCGTCGCGACGCGACGGCGCTGGAGGCACTGTTCTTCGACACGCTGGGCGGCAGCACAGTCTTGCTGGCAGATGCGGAGGCCACGCGGCAGCGGATTGAGGACGCATTTGCCGACCTGGCCGGCTGCGGCCCCGAGGATACGGTGGTGATCGCGTTCTCCGGCCATGGGTCGGAGACACATGAGCTCGTCACCCACGACGCGAATCCAGATGATCTCGCCGGCTCCGCGATCCCGCTCGAGCTGTTGCAGGAATGGTTCTCGCGGATACCGGCAAAGCGCCTGATCCTGTTCCTCGACTGTTGTTTTTCCGGCGGCATTGGGGCGAAGGTTCTGCACGTCGATGCGAAGCCGCGCAGCCTTTTGTCCGCCGAAGCGCGCCTGGCTCAGCTTGGCGGCGCTGGTCGGATCATCTTCACCGCCTCCGCGGCGACCGAGCCCGCCTATGAGCACCGCCGGTTCGGGCACGGCTTTCTGACCCACTTTCTGCTTGAGGCGCTATGTGGCGCCGAGGAAGTCGTGAGCGGCGGCAAGCTCTCGCTCTACCGCCTCCTCGAGCATGTCACGAGCCGCGTCCGGGCGGCCGCGCTGCAGGGCGGCAAAGAGCAGAACCCGACCATGCGCGGGAGCATCGACGGCGATGTCGCGTGGCCCGTGTTCGTGCCGGGCGCTAAGTATCGGGCGGCCTTCCCGGCGCGTCTGCCTGCCAAGGTGACGTCCGATCTTGCCAGCCTCTCGTCGGCCGGTTTCCCCGACGCGCTTGTCACCGCCTGGGCTGGAGCGATCCCGTCCTTGAATGCGCTTCAGATCTCCGCCATCACCGACTTCGGCGTGCTGGACGGCGAGAACCTGGTGGTGTCGGCCCCGACATCCTCGGGCAAGACGATGGTGGGCGAGCTCGCGGCGCTCCGGAACGTGCTGGATCGCAAACGGGCTTTGTTTCTGCTGCCGCTTAAGGCCCTTGTGGCAGACAAGCGGCGGCACTTCGAGAGCGTCTATGGCGGTTTCGGGGTCCGCACGGTGGAAGCGACGGGCGAGACGGACGACATCGCGCCTCTGCTGCGGGGCCAATACGATGTCGGTCTCCTGACCTATGAGAAGTTCGCCGCGATCGCGCTGACATTCCCTCATGTGCTGGCGCAGGTCGGCGCGATCGTGATCGACGAAGCGCAGATGATCGCCGACCGTGGCCGCGGCGCGAATCTGGAGTTCATTTTGACGCTCATCCGGATGCGCCGGCGTGAGGGGATCGAGCCCCAACTGATCGCGCTTTCGGCTGTGATCGGGGACACGAACGGCCTTGAGCAATGGCTCGGCGCGCGGCTCTTGCGGCGCACGGAGCGGCCCGTTCCGCTTGAGGAGGGCTTGTTGCTCGGCACCGGGCATTTCCGCTTTCTTGACCCGGAGAATGGCAATGAGCAGGTTGAGGGGCCGCTCGTTCGGCGTCTTGTCGGCGGCAAAGGATCCAGCCAGGATTGGATCATCCCGCTGGTGCGCAAGCTTGTCGCCGAAGGCCAGCAGGTGATCGTGTTTCGCGAAACCAAGGGCGAAGCCCGCGGCTGCGCCAACTATCTCGCAGAGTCGCTCGGATTGCCTCCGGCTGCCGAGGCGCTGACGCAGATGCCCGGCGGCGATCCCTCGCAGGCCAGCGCCGACTTGCGGAGCGCGCTGGGGCGCGGCGTCGCTTTCCACAACTCGGATCTCGACCGCGAAGAGCGGCGCGTCATCGAGGAAGAATTTCGCCGTAGCGGCTCGGGCCTGCGCGTCATCGCAGCCACGACGACGCTGGCGATGGGCGTGAACACGCCCGCGTCATCGGTCATCATCGCCGGCTTGAATCATCCCGGCGACGAGCCCTATTCGGTAGCCGAATACAAGAACCTAGTCGGTCGCGCGGGAAGGCTTGGCTTCGCCGAGAAGGGAGCTTCGTATCTGCTGGCGCTCGATCCGCGCGCCGAGCATGATCTGTGGTCGCGATACGTGACCGCGGAGCCGGAAGACTTGGTGTCCCGCTTCCTCGACGGTACAACCGACCCACGCTCCCTGATTATCCGCGTCCTAGTCGCGGCACAACGAGCGGCCGGCGAAGGCGTGCCGAGCGAGGAGATTGTCGAATTTCTGGAATCGAGCTTCGGCGCGTTCCAAGCCCGGCGCGCCCATAGCGCGTGGCAGTGGAGCCGGCCGGATCTGCTTTCGGCCCTAGCGGATTTGGAACGCCACGGCCTGGTGCAGAAGAACGCTACAGGCGCGTATGAATTGACCAAGCTGGGCCGTCTCGCTGGCGAAAGCGCGGCAGAGGTCGGGTCCATCGTCGCGCTCGTAGATTGCCTCGGCTCGCTTCAGCCCCAAGAAATCAGCGATCCCGTCCTGATTGCCGCAGCTCAAACGACGGTCGAGGTCGATCAACTCCTTTTTCCGATCAACCGAAAAAGCACGCAGAAAGAGCCTCAGCTATGGCCCAACGAGCTGCAGAGGCAGAATGTGCCGTGGCACGTCCTGAACGCGCTTCAGCGCGGGACAACAGAAGATCATCAGGCGACCCTGCGTGCGAAGAAGGCGGTCGCTTGTCTTTTGTTCGTGTCCGGTCGTGCCATGAGCGAGATCGAGCGCGTGCTGACGCAGTTCGGTGGTGCGTTTGGCGGCGCCGCCGGCCCCATACGCGCGGTCGCAGCGCGGACTTGCGATCTGATGCCGGTCGCGGCTCGCGTCGCCGAGATCCTGCACCCCACGCTCGATCTCGGTGACCGTGTGAGACGTCTGGCGATCCGGTTGACATATGGCGTGCCCAGCGCCGCCGTCGACCTCGCCCAATTCGCTGGAGCCGATTTGCTGCGGGGCGACTATTGCCGCTTGGCCGCCGCGCAGCTCTGTGAGCCCGAACAGATCGACGCCGCAACTGATGACCAAATTCTGGCATGCGTGGACAAGGACAGGCGCAAGCTTGCACTTGTCCGCGATGCGGCGAAGCGCGTTGCCAAGCGTCGGGCCGAAGCGGTGGCGCCTTCCGCCCCGATCCTTGAAGTATATGTGCCCTAA
- a CDS encoding tyrosine-type recombinase/integrase, with translation MAKLTKRIVDAADVREKDYFIWDDELPGFGLRVFASGKRSYLIQYRAVGRTRRYTIGLHGVWTPETARQEAKVQLGRVARGDNPSEERQLDHKAITVKELCALYTADLNAGLILGKGGRPKKPTTIVTDTGRIERHIIPLIGARRVKDLTKADINKVLKDIMAGKTRVAVKTKKLRGKAIVRGGAGTATRTVGLLGGILTYAVDAGIIEVNPAHGIKKPKDNVRNRRLTEAEYRTLGQMLRDAAANEKYAMTVDIIRQIALTGCRRSEMISLMWIEADTDASCMRLVDSKEGESIRPIGLPVVEYLEERRKTAAGTYVFPGQGEDHAFGSFPNHWEQIFSDSPLAGVTPHVLRHSFASIANDLGFTEVTIAALVGHSKGSVTSKYIHTLDTALIMAADTISGYIQGLLEGIEFKQTAYALDRDSRRAALDLFLTKAVGEPGNEAEDEERRLAA, from the coding sequence ATGGCAAAGCTGACCAAGCGGATCGTGGACGCTGCCGATGTTCGCGAGAAGGACTATTTTATCTGGGACGACGAACTGCCCGGTTTCGGCCTCCGCGTGTTCGCCTCCGGCAAGCGCAGCTACCTCATCCAATATCGCGCTGTTGGACGCACGCGACGCTACACCATCGGCCTGCATGGCGTGTGGACGCCGGAGACAGCCCGGCAAGAAGCGAAGGTCCAACTCGGGCGCGTCGCGCGCGGCGACAACCCTTCCGAAGAACGTCAGCTCGATCACAAGGCCATCACGGTCAAGGAGCTTTGCGCCCTCTATACCGCTGATCTGAACGCGGGCCTCATTCTGGGTAAGGGCGGGCGACCGAAAAAGCCCACCACCATCGTCACCGACACTGGCCGTATCGAGCGGCACATCATCCCGCTGATCGGCGCGCGCCGGGTCAAGGATCTCACCAAGGCCGACATCAACAAGGTCTTGAAGGACATCATGGCCGGCAAGACGCGCGTCGCCGTCAAGACGAAAAAGCTGCGAGGAAAGGCCATTGTTCGTGGTGGCGCGGGCACCGCCACGCGCACCGTCGGCCTATTGGGCGGAATCCTCACCTACGCTGTCGATGCTGGGATTATAGAGGTCAATCCGGCGCACGGCATCAAGAAGCCCAAGGACAATGTTCGGAATCGTAGGCTGACCGAGGCGGAGTATCGCACCCTCGGGCAAATGCTTCGCGATGCCGCGGCGAACGAAAAATACGCCATGACCGTGGACATCATCCGGCAGATCGCGCTCACCGGCTGCCGCCGCTCGGAAATGATCTCGCTAATGTGGATCGAAGCTGACACCGACGCGAGCTGCATGCGCCTGGTGGACAGCAAGGAAGGTGAGTCCATTCGTCCAATCGGATTGCCCGTCGTCGAGTATCTGGAGGAACGGCGCAAGACCGCAGCGGGCACCTATGTCTTCCCAGGTCAGGGCGAGGACCATGCGTTCGGCAGCTTCCCGAACCATTGGGAACAGATTTTCAGCGACAGTCCGCTCGCCGGCGTCACCCCGCATGTCCTGCGTCACAGCTTTGCCAGCATCGCCAACGATCTCGGTTTCACCGAGGTGACCATCGCGGCGCTCGTCGGCCACTCCAAGGGCTCGGTGACGAGCAAATACATTCACACGCTCGACACTGCGCTCATCATGGCCGCCGACACGATCTCCGGTTACATCCAAGGGCTACTCGAGGGGATCGAATTCAAACAGACGGCCTACGCATTGGATCGTGATTCTCGTCGAGCTGCGCTTGACCTCTTCCTGACCAAAGCGGTTGGAGAGCCGGGGAACGAAGCCGAGGACGAGGAGCGTCGCTTGGCAGCTTGA